One window from the genome of Eucalyptus grandis isolate ANBG69807.140 chromosome 7, ASM1654582v1, whole genome shotgun sequence encodes:
- the LOC104452594 gene encoding protein PopC, which produces MGFQRIEVAKESSDIIILDDKFASIVKYAFKYADAKCSMRLHIAIYRGKEGTKCMQVVRWGRSVYAKIQKFIQFQLTITFIVIFPREIIREGFHDPGAGVGLIPAIAQDTNKGKKVSVGVLGKTDYLNTEVAGYEILPNSAFLSLGRANIDGASQSLEPYRECGLISYPQLLLLPKFGDTDLERCSPLVHLDPSVNDLKLLVTLNLKSCFELSMLPTEMDGMKALKDLLIDGTSVRELPASIGKLFQLQILSATNCFSLVRVPGFVCDFRISLSVLALDDAKILELPSQLETCGDLDTCFEGLSWAKKASRIHWYKGVLIRRVGYFRSLEGVIPRAISNLHRLRELRLSGTLISSLQSEIHFMSSLQTLDLLHCDFLKELPTLPPNLSNLYVNPDLKQKLLEASKFRRWWPLLQ; this is translated from the exons ATGGGTTTTCAACGGATAGAAGTTGCTAAGGAGAGCTCTGATATCATTATTTTGGATGATAAATTTGCCTCTATTGTGAAG tATGCATTTAAATATGCGGATGCAAAATGCAGCATGAGATTGCATATAGCAATTTATAGGGGGAAGGAGGGAACAAAATGCATGCAGGTTGTCAGGTGGGGACGATCTGTATATGCAAAAATCCAGAAATTCATCCAGTTTCAGCTTACAATTACTTTTATAGTAATTTTCCCTAGGGAGATTATACGCGAAGGTTTTCATGATCCAGGAGCAGGTGTTGGATTGATTCCAGCCATAGCTCAGGACACGAACAAGGGGAAAAAGGTGTCGGTGGGGGTTTTGGGg AAAACAGACTACCTTAACACTGAAGTGGCAGGCTATGAGATCCTGCCGAACAGCGCATTTCTCAGCTTGGGACGCGCCAATATTG ATGGAGCGTCTCAAAGTCTTGAACCTTATAGGGAGTGCGGACTTATTAGTTACCCCCAGCTTCTCTTGTTGCCCAAATTTGGAGATACTGATCTTGAGCGATGTTCTCCATTGGTTCATTTAGATCCTTCAGTTAATGATCTAAAGCTCTTGGTTACCCTAAATTTGAAGTCATGCTTCGAACTTAGCATGTTGCCGACAGAAATGGATGGGATGAAAGCTTTGAAAGATCTCCTGATTGATGGCACTTCCGTACGAGAACTTCCTGCATCGATAGGCAAATTATTCCAACTGCAAATTCTTAGTGCCACTAATTGCTTCTCATTGGTTCGTGTTCCAGGTTTCGTTTGTGACTTCAGGATATCTCTTTCAGTGCTAGCCTTGGATGATGCGAAAATTCTTGAACTACCGAGTCAATTGGAGACTTGTGGCGACTTAGACACTTGTTTTGAGGGATTGTCGTGGGCTAAGAAAGCTTCCAGAATTCATTGGTATAAAGGGGTACTCATTAGAAGAGTTGGATATTTCAG GAGTTTGGAGGGAGTCATTCCGAGGGCCATTTCGAATCTACATCGGCTTAGAGAACTGAGGCTTTCAGGTACACTTATATCCAGCCTTCAATCAGaaattcatttcatgtcaagtcttcagactctggatTTGCTACACTGTGACTTTCTTAAAGAGTTGCCTACCCTTCCCCCTAACCTAAGTAACCTCTATGTCAATCCCGACTTGAAGCAAAAATTGTTAGAAGCTTCAAAATTCCGCCGTTGGTGGCCTTTGTTGCAATAA
- the LOC120296314 gene encoding probable cation-transporting ATPase F, whose translation MPLTQSPLMPLAEPPPKLLAQLLALNAVLNTAHQDADATKPNLIEGRAFRALSDVQREEIAERISVMGRSSPSGKLLLVQALKKRGHVVAVTGDGTNDAPALNEFPIFHCLFFIFMGRFGSIYDVVMLAAHLHYSPARWICIIGHIRIMLLICP comes from the exons ATGCCGCTCACCCAATCACCCCTGATGCCCCTCGCTGAGCCTCCCCCGAAGCTGCTCGCCCAGCTGCTTGCCCTCAACGCCGTCCTCAACACCGCTCACCAAGATGCAGATGCTACTAAACCTAATCTCATTGAAGGAAGAGCCTTTCGTGCCTTATCTGATGttcaaagggaagaaattgcAGAAAGAATATCT GTGATGGGACGATCCTCACCAAGTGGCAAGCTTCTGCTTGTGCAAGCTCTGAAGAAACGAGGACATGTAGTTGCTGTTACTGGAGATGGCACAAATGATGCCCCTGCTCTAAATGAGTTTCCAATAtttcattgtttattttttatttttatgggaaGGTTTGGATCTATTTATGATGTGGTTATGCTGGCAGCACATTTGCATTACAGCCCAGCTCGATGGATTTGCATTATTGGCCACATTCGCATTATGTTGCTCATTTGTCCGTAG